From a single Candidatus Melainabacteria bacterium genomic region:
- a CDS encoding Rrf2 family transcriptional regulator — MISQTAEYALRAMVFLAIRDAASTGQEIAKATQVPPGYLSKVMQQLAKAKLVNSQRGIGGGFVMAKQADQISILDIVNAVDPIEKLTVCPLGIEGHGMNLCPLHKRLSEATAQVESAFARSLLSELVVESKSPLCSVPLTPRCQ, encoded by the coding sequence ATGATTTCGCAGACAGCCGAATACGCGCTCAGGGCTATGGTTTTTCTTGCCATAAGGGATGCTGCTTCAACCGGGCAGGAGATAGCGAAGGCAACGCAAGTTCCGCCTGGTTATTTGAGTAAGGTTATGCAGCAGTTGGCGAAAGCGAAATTGGTCAACTCCCAGCGAGGAATCGGTGGGGGCTTTGTAATGGCCAAGCAGGCCGATCAAATTTCCATTCTGGATATTGTCAATGCAGTCGATCCAATTGAAAAGTTGACTGTCTGTCCATTGGGCATCGAAGGACATGGAATGAACCTCTGCCCGTTGCATAAAAGACTTTCGGAGGCCACCGCACAGGTTGAAAGTGCTTTTGCAAGGTCGCTTTTGAGCGAGCTGGTGGTGGAATCAAAGAGCCCGCTGTGCAGTGTTCCTCTGACTCCGCGCTGCCAATAA